In Chrysiogenes arsenatis DSM 11915, the sequence TGTCTGGAAAAGTTGCTCGCACTCCGACGCCACAGCTACATCAGCACGGAAAAATACCACGTTGGCCGCCGTGCAAAGCGACGCTATCCGTGCGGCAACCGCGCCAGTAGGAGCATGTCGTCCGACAAGAGCGAGGTGTTTAGCCCCTGCCGCAACACAGGCTTCGGCCAATGCCAAACCAAGCGCGCCTGTGCCACCACTGATCAGATAGGTCGCCTCTGATTTGAGCGCGAACGCGGGATTGGTCTGTTTTGGTGCAAGGCGAACGACACGTGGCAGCCAAAGTTGAGTGCCACGGATGACCCCTTCCCGCTCTCCTTGTGGGTCGGCGACAAATGCGACGAGCGTAGCGAGCGCGGCCACCGACAATCGATGTTCAAGATCGATACTGCCACCCCAGAAGTGCGGGTATTCCAAAGCAGCGCTGCGCGCAAACCCTTGCCATGCGGATTGAAATGGATCTATCGCGACGTTCTGGCGCGGCGTGGCGTTTGTGGTGATAAGCCAAAAGCGCAGAGCAATGGGCTGTGGGACGCGTTCACCGATCTGGGCAATCACTGCTGCTGCATGGGCAAGCGATTCGGCCAGAGCATGAACGTCGTTTTCGTTTTGCGGCACAGGTGTAAAGTACAACAGAATTTTTCCCTCTAGGTGTGGCAACCACCGATCAACTCTTTCGGGAACTGCAACTTCGCATGTGCCACCAAGCTTGAGAATGCCAGCTGCATAGAGGTCGGTGGTACTGCTTTCGCCTAACAACAGAAATGACGCGTTTGCCACATCGCCATGCGGCATGGTTTCCTGCCACGTGACTTGATAGAGGAGATCAGCATGCGTGTCAGACGCAAAGAGAGTCTGGCGATCCGTGCGCCGCAAACTAAACCCTGTGATAGCCAGTAAATGCGTACCGTCAGCCGCATAAACATTGACGTCACCCTCAATGGCATCGCCAGTCGTTTGCGAGCGGGAGTGACACCAAATTTCTGCAGTAAACGGAGCGAGAAGATGAATCTGCAGCGCACCCATCGGGATATAAATGCGCTCACCACCTTCGATGGCCTGTCGGAATTCGTCTGAGGCGGAGGCCATACTTTGCAGAATAGCATCCATCAACCCCGGATCGGGTGCACCGCCATCCACAACACCTTCAAGCCGACATAACGATTCGTCATCTCCCGCAAATATCTCGCGAATACGACGATACGATGACCCAACACGATAGCCAGCGGCCAGAAAAGCGTTGTAAAATGATGTAGGATCGTGCGCAACCGTACAGCGTTGGCGCAGGTTTGCGAGCGATGCGACGGGTGATGGTGGTGTGGCAGGAACCACCGTTGCCTGACAATGTTCCTGCCATTCGGTTTTTGCTTCACCGTGGGCGCGGCTCACAATGCGCGCCGCGCGCGTAGATTGATGGCTTGGAGCGCCAAGTATTACCTGCACGTCACGCCCGGCCTGATCGACCAGGAGTGGACGGACGAAGTGGACATCCTGCAGCCGTAGCGGCGTTCCTCCTTCATCACAAACCGCGAGCCCAGCGGCCAGCAACATACAGATATGCGCGGCGGCAGGCGAAAGGACACGATCAAAGATGATGTGTTCCGCTAAAAATTGCGGTGTATCCGGCGTAAAATGGGTTTCAAACAGCACTCCATCGCCCAACGCTGGCGACTCAATGCGGGTGCCGAGCAGCGGATGACCGTGACGCACCAGCGATGCGGTGAGAGTAACGGCTGGTGGTTGCGGCGTTGTCCAATATGGTGTCCGCTGAAACGGGTAGGTTGGCAGCGTCGCCGTCCGTCTTCCAGATTCTGAGTAATACACCGCACTGGAAGCAAGGTTGCGTTCGATACAGTGGCACAATGACGTTGCACTCTGCTGGAGATCATCCTGACCAGCGCGGAGGCTGGGAAGCCATTCCACATGAGCCATTTCCCCCATCATTTTGCCAAAACCACAGAGCACGGGAGTAGGGCCTATTTCAAGGAATGTTGTATACCCATCTTGTAAAAGCGTTTGTAAAGCATCGGCAAAGCGTACCGGTTCGCGCAACTGGCGTCGCCAGTACGCAGGTGTACAAAGGTCGCCGTTTTCAGCTATTTTTCCGCTCAAAGTTGATACTATGGGGAATTGCGTGGAATTCATAGGGACAGTAGCCGCAGCCGCTTCAAAGTCACGTACGATTGGTTCCATCGCCGGCGAGTGGAAGGGGTGCGATACGGTCAGGTAACGGGCACTTTTGCCCATCGCTTCATACTGCCGAACGATCTGGTGCACCGCTTCGGCGTCGCCAGAAATAACCACACTCTGCGGCGTGTTCACGGCTGCAATCGCCACGCGGTCGCTGACCCCAGCTAGCAGCGGCAGCACCTCACGTTCCGTCGCCTGCAGCATCACCATCACCCCACCTGTAGGCAAAGAGTCCATCAGTTGTGCCCGCCGCGCGACAAGCCACACGGCATCGGGTAGCGACATCACTCCAGCTATGCAGGCGGCGGCAAATTCGCCAATGCTATGGCCGATAGCGGCAGCTGGAGTCACCCCCCATGATTGCCACAAGGCGCAGAGGGCGTATTGCAGGGTAAACAGTGCGGGCTGAGTATAGACTGTGCGCGCCAGAAGTGCCGCATCGTTTCCATACATAATGGCGCGAATGGAACATCCAAGGTGAGGTGCGAAGAGTTGGTCGCACTCGTCAACCGCTTGTTGAAAGCAAGGCCACGCGCGATACAACCCCTGACTCATGCCGGGGTACTGTGACCCTTGTCCGGTGAACAGAAAAACAACTCCCTTGGTATGGGAAGCATCAGGAGATTGATTGACAGTAGTCAGACGTTTGCGCAATGCCTCAGCCAGCTCTGCAAACGTCTGGCCAGCGACCGCCAGACGTGCCGGAAACCGAGTGCGCCCGTGGGCGGCGGTGCGGCAAAATTCGCCGACGGTGCCGGTAGCCGTTTGAAGCGTATCAAGGTAGCGTTTACCTGCTGCTTGCAGTGCGCCTGGAGTCCGTGCTGAAATTTCAAGAATGTGACACGGAAGATCCTGCGGCGGAGCCACGGGAGTCGTTACGGGAGCTTCTTCGATAATCACATGAGCGTTCGTACCGCTAAAGCCAAACCCACTGAGCGCGGCACGGCGCGGGGCGGTCGATGGCGGCCACGGTGTTGCGTGCGTGACGATTTGGAGCGGCAACGTTTCCCACGCAATATGGGGATTTGGTGCCTGAAAAGCAGCTTGCGGCGGAATCGTGCCGTGTTGCAGCGCCAGCACGACTTTGAGCAAGCTCGCCATCCCCGCAGCTCCTTCAAGGTGCCCGATGTTCCCTTTCACCGAACCAAGCAAGAGTGGCCGTTTACTCGTACGGTTCTGGCCATACACACCACTGATGCCGGAAACTTCGACGGGATCGCCAAGCGGTGTGCCCGTGCCATGCGCTTCGATATAGTCAATATCAGCCGGGTGCAAGTTGGCATCGGCCAAGGCGCGCTGAATTACTTGTTGCTGCGCTAAACCACTGGGAGCGGTGAAGCTGGAACTCGCACCGTCTTGCCCAATAGCGCTCCCACGTATGATGGCCAAAATAGTGTCGCCATCGCGCTGCGCATCGGAAAGTCGCTTCAGCAACACCGCGCCACACCCTTCACCGCGACCATAGCCGTTGGCCGCGGCATCAAAAGGCTTGCAACGTCCATCGGGCGAGAGAGCGCCGAGTTTTGAGAAGTAAACAAATAAGTGTGGTGACAACAGTAAATTGACACCAGCCGCCAGCGCCGCCGTACATTCGCCAAGCCGTAGTGCTTGACAAGCGAGGTGCAGGGCGACCAGCGATGAAGAACAGGCGGTATCGACCGACAGATTCGGCCCCGTAAAATCAAGAATGTACGAGAGACGTCCACCGGAAGAGCTAAACATTGAACCTGATCCGGAGTAGGCATCAATGCGGTCAAGCGTGCCGGAATAGAGGTGAGCCGTTTTGTAGTCATCCGAGCAGATCCCCAGATAGACGCCAACATTTTCCCCTTTGAGTTTTTCCAGCGGGATATTGGCGTGCTCGATGGTTTCCCACGCAACTTCCAAGAGTAAACGCTGTTGCGGATCAAGGGCGCGGGCTTCGCGGGGAGGAATGCGGAAAAATGGCGCGTCGAATTGATCGAGCTGATCTGGCACCAGAAAACCACCGTGCTTCACTGTGCTTTTCCCCGGCACTTCCGGATTGGGATCGTAATATTCCGCAACATCCCAACGGATGGTCGGGATTTCGGAAATGGCAACGGCACCACGTTTCAAAAGATCCCAATACTCCTGCGGCGAATTCGCTCCACCCGGAAAACGGCACCCCATACCAATAATGGCGATAGGTTCATTGTTTTCTGCATGGTGCGAGAGTGCGGCTTCCGGTTTTACTGTTGTCACTCGACCAAGGCATTTTTCAAGATGAGCGGCCAACGTGGCTGGTGTGGCATGATCGAAGAGTGTCGTAACAGGGAGCGTGAGGCCAAGTGACGCTTCGAGTTGCCGCGTAATCACGATACTCATCAACGAATCGACGCCCTGATCAAAAAAACCGGTGTGCGGATCGACGGTGTGGAGATCGTTGTTACTCGCTTTGCGAATAACTTGTTGGATATGTGCAAGTAGGTCAGGAATATCTTGGGTGGGCGCGGTGGCGCGAGGAGCATTGTACTGTTCTGCGGCACATTGAATAGAGGCGCTTTCGTCGCCTCTCGCTTCACGCCAGCATTCATGGAGGGCAACCTGCAAAACGGGATGCGGCGAAACTTCGATGAAATGGGAAGAACCATCGCGCAAGAGCGCAGCCATTGCCGTTGCAAATTGAACCGGTTCGCGGAGGTGTCGCACCCAATACTCAGCTCCAAAGTCGCTGGCATGAGCCTGAGCACCACGCCAAGACGAATAGATAGGCGTATGTGGGGTTTGTGGCGCAATGCCATGCAAAGCCTTATAAAATCCTGCTAAGGCGGGATCAACGTGCGCGCTATGAAAGGCCACATCAGTGGGCAGTTCGCGGTGAAATATCTGGCGCTGTTCGAAGAGCGCCAGCGCAGCAGCGATCCCGTGATCACCTGAAAATACCACCGAGCGCGGACTATTGATGGCAGCAATCGTTAGTGGTAACCCTTCTGAGTCGAGAAACGATTGCGCTTCATCGGCTGACAGGGCGGCAAACACCATGCGACCACGGCCACCTATTTGCTGCATCACACGGCAGTGAGCGGCAATGATCGTGACGGCGTCTGGCAATGTGAGGATGCCTGCAATATGCGCGGCGGCTACTTCGCCCCCGCTATGCCCCAGCACCGCCGTTGGCTTCAGACCGCGCGCCGCCAGTTGTTGCGTCAGACCGAGTTGAACAGCAAAAATAATCGGATGCGCTACCCAAGGGATATGAAAACGCGAGTTTTCCGCCGAAGCGCCTATTTCATCGTGGAGTGATATACCAATCGCTTCACGAAACAGTGGCGTAAGTTGCTCTACGACGGCGCGAATATGCGGATTTGTGTGCAGCACATCGGCACTGGTCTCTTTCCATTGCGCCCCCATGCCGGAATAGATAAACGCGCGTTGTTGCATATGTTTCACACCTTGAGTGCTTTTTCGGGCACGGTTATTGTTTGATCGAAGGTAATGTGGTGGCCTTCTCTTCTCCATGAGTCAACATGTGAATGATCGTATTGATGAGGCCGCTATTCAGGTCGGAACGGACAGCAATTTCTTGGGTAGACGGTTGCACTCTGGCGGCAATGGCACCCACTTTGTAAAGTGTATCGGGCGGCAACGTTGCGATCGTCACACCTAAATTATTCGGATCACTTTCAAAATACGAATAACGGTTGGTCATCACCACGATGTATGCGTCGAGCGGGGCCAGCCAGTAGGACGCAACGTTATAGCCCGCAAATTGCCCACTGTGACCAAAAAGTGAGTTGTCGATGCGAGCCAGTCCGCGCGCGTACTGAAATGTCGTGTTGGGGTCGAGTGGTGCTCCACTCACCCAGTAGGCAGATTCCTGACGGCTTTGCACGCGACTAACCATGACATGCTGCAGAAATTTCATCAGGTCAGAGGCGTTAGAAACCATCCCGCCGGTTGTCCACGCAAAGGAGGGATCAACTTCAGAGAAGTCTTCCAGTGTGCCATCACCATTGATGTAGGGTTGTGCGAGCAGGGTACTGTCGGGTGTGTCATTGGTGCGGAATTTGAGAAGATCGGTGTCAGATGAATCGTAGGGAGCATTAAAATAATCAGCATACCCGTGAACAAAAGGCGCACCACCACGGAATTGCCGTTCACCCGGAATAGGTAAATAGGTTTGGGTCAGGTTGAGTGGCGCGGTGATCAGGCGCGCAACTTCGTCATGCACGGGATTACCCGTGGCTTTTTCAATGATCAGTCCGAGCAAATAATAATTGGTGTTGGAATATTTAACGGTTGATCCGGGAGAAGAGGTCGGATTGGTTCCGTAAGGGGTGCCGACACTATCGCCAGTAGCCGTTGTGAAAGAGGCTGGTGCATCAAACGTATCAACGAATCCGAGTATTTCGCTGCTGTCCCACGTTTTTTGTCCGTGACTCATCACAAATTGATTCATCGGCATTTGCATGTCGGGCGAATCCCCGTGCACCAGACGCGCATCGGTGGTCACATAGCTATACAGGCCACTGGTGTGGTTGAGCAGCATGCCAATGGTAATCACACTTCCCTTGCCGGCGTTGATACCGGTCAACGTGCCAGGCAACCATTTTTCAACGGTATCACTCAAGGAGAGTTTCCCTTCGGCGGCGAGTTTAACGACGACATCAGCAATAAACATTTTTGTGACACTGGCAATGCGAAACGGCAAATCAATGGTCATAGGCGTATAACAGGTGTTCGGAGCGGCAGTATCAATTTCCGCGCATCCGACGGCATAATACCACGGTTGATAACCGTTCAGGTGAACCGCCACAATGGCGCCGGGGGTTTGGCTACCGGTGGCATTGTGATAGTATTGGTTCGTGCCATAAAAATAATCATTTACCGATTGTTGCAGTGCGGCATTCGTAGTCGCTGTCACAGGAGGCGGCGTGGAAGCATCACCGGAAATATAATTTTCCCCTCCACCGCATCCAATAAGCGTGAAGAGTAAAACAGTACAGAGTGTGACCCAAATACGTGAACCAGTGGAAGCAAGCAGAGTGCATGTTGGCATACGTTTCTCCTGTGTCGCTAGGCGGATGAGCCGCTGTTAGGTGAAAAGAACGGAACGTCCTGAGGGCGTAATGGTCGTAAATCACTGAACCAATCGGCATTTGCATCGTATTCAGCACAAAAAATCCGCAAAACCTGTGCCGCATCTGGCGACTGCAGGTAGCGCAGCAACAGGGCAGGTTTCCCGTTGATCTCTTGCACATCGACCACTTGCACTTTGCCATGTGGGGTAGACATACATGGCCCACGCGCCGTGCGACAAATGCCACTGACGTTCCCCCAGGCGGTGCGGTAGATTTCAAGCGCTTCGACTAAAGGGACGCGGAAATAGTGACGCGCTCCGGTATCGCGCACGATAAATTGATAGTATGGGATGATTCCAAGGCGAACTTGCTCTTGCCAGAGGTCGACCCATGTTGTCGCTTCGGCATTGATATGGCGGAGTAACGGTGACTGTGCGCGAATTTCAGCTCCCGTGGCTCGTATACGTTGAACGGCCTGCTGTACGGCTGGTGTGGCAAGTTCACGCGGGTGGTTCATATTGGCGACAATAGCAAGATGTTTTCCACTCGCAATAATGCGCTCAAAAGTTTGCAAAAGAGAGTCGGCGTCAGGGTCGGTCAGGAAACGATATGGCCAATAGGTAATGGCTTTGGTGCCAAATCTGATGGCATTCAAATGGGGAATATTAGCAGCAAGAATTTTATCCACATATTCGGCAAGTATGTGAGCGGGCATCACCATTGGATCGCCACCAGTAAACAGGATATCGCGCACTTCTTGGTGCTGTGCCACATACTGCACCAGGGCGTTGATATCGGTGCTAACAAAAATTTCTTTTTCTCCGCCAACAAATTGGAGCCAACGGAAGCAAAACGTACAATGGGCATGGCACATTTGCCCTTCAGCGGCAAAGAAAAGGACAGTTTCGGGGTAGGAATGGATAATTCCCTGCTGTTTTAATCCGTCAATAATCGGCAAGGTAGCATCCATGGTTTGTACGGAATGGGGGTTCAAATCCTGTCGAATTTCGCGCACCGCACGAGCAATGACCTGTTCCGTTTCGCCTTGGTGGAGTAACGATGCCAGCCGTTGATAATGATGTGGCTGGAGCATGTCACGGTTAGGAAAATTTAAACGGTACATGGGATCTGATTCGGGATGCTTCCAGTCGATAACTTCATCGACCATGTATCGGTTCGTGCGGAAGGGAAACACGCGCCCAACCACAGCCGTAGCTTCCTGCAATTCAGCCGAAAGGTGTTGCCACTGCGGTAACGTGTGAATCGTTTCTCGGGTATAGGCACGAAATGTTTTTTGCACGGGATGTTATCTCTCAGTAGGCAAATTTAAATCCGGTTAAAAATTCGGTGTCCCGTTTTGCGGCAACCGGCCAAGGGTTATTGTCAAACGCGACGGCGTACTGAATCAGAAAACCGACGTATTGATTGAGGGAAAATTCGAGGCTGTTTGTCCAACGCCAGTCATAGCGCTTAGTAGTACCAAGGATGATTGCTTTTTGTTCATCAAGGCCGGCTTGAGGGATGGTGGTTAACCCGTAAATATTGGTAGCGTCCAGGGCGCGCTTCATGTTGAATTCCTGGCGGTAACGCAACATGTCAGTGAGGCGATGCGTGTAATCGGCACGGAGGTAGATACCATCATATTTTTCTGAATCATTCTGAATTAAGGTAGCAACCATCGGTGCGTACTCGTCGGAAATACGACCCAGTCCGAGGCGTATACCAAGGCGGTAGCGATTTTTGTCAACAACATCTTGCAGCACATTGTACGAACCGACACCCACAAAAGGGATAGTACGACTTTGAATGAAAATGGGGCTTAAACGCTGCCAAAACAGGCCTGCTTCGGCAAAAAGATAGCGGTTCAATTCGTACTGCAAGGTTTCTTCAAAATTCTGCACGTCTTTTTCTGAGACATTGCCGTCAGGATTTTGAATCTCTTTTTTGTCAATGCTATAGGCTAAATGGTTCGTGAATCGACCTTTGCGAAGTCCAAGATACATTCCGCCATTTTTGACGGTACCATCGTCGTTGCCACTGAGTTCGGCAAAAGAGAATTTAAGGTGCGTGTGCTTTAGGAAATATGGGTATTCGGGGCTATATTCGAATGAGCTGTGTTCCCACCACTCTTCGGGTTGATTGGGTTGAAAGGTAGGGTGTGAAAAGAAACCCTGATACTCGCCGTACGGTTTTTCTGGGTTGATTTGCGGGGGAAGTTTTGGTGCGGATTGAATTTGACGGTACAAGTCGGGATAGTTTTCGCGAATGTACTCCGGTGTGAGTTCAAGGCTCTGCGCGGAGGCGGCCGCGAAAAGGCAGAACGTTAAACTGGCCAAGCTCCATCGCAACATTGCCGAAACACGGAAGGCGGCTGACTTGAAAGGCGGGGTGACTCTCCTCATACTTGCTCCTTTGCACTCCATGGCGTTAAACCGTGACGAGAAAGATAGATGCGCTCTATAACACACGAAGATGGCTTTTCAGTAGTCGCAACATGAGCACAATAGTCGAATCCGCAGGAGAATTGCCGGATATGCCAACGCTCATGGTGTACGGTAGCCGTGTCCTCCTTGATAATGACTTCTTCCAGCGGCAGAAGTAACCCTTGGCCAGTACCTTTCAGAACAGCCTCTTTCGCCGTCCAGTAGGTATAAAACTGACGTTGGCGCGCGGCGGGGTCGAGCGCTTTGAGTTCCGGCAAATGTCCCACGAACTCATCAAATGCGATCGGACGAATCTGCTCAACATCAACGCCTACCTTACCCGAGCTGGCACATGCAAGCACGACGACCGCTCCTGAGTGGGAGATATTAAACGACCAAGCACCTGCAATGAAAGGTTTTTTTGTATCAGTGTAGGTAATATTTTCTAAAGGATTGCAGAGTGTTACGTGTCGCGCGCCGCGTTGCTCTATCGCATAGAGCAACAGAAGTTTGCCAAGTAGCGTAGCACGTTGATCTTCCGGGCGTCGATAACGATGACATTGCTTTTGGAGTGGCTCAGGAAGAAGGGCAAGCAAAGAGTGTTGCTGAGTCGCCGAGAGTGGAGCATCGCACGCGATCCAAAAGATTTGCAATTTCATGCTTCGGCCAAAGTCGCTTGTATGAGGGTGCCGATGGCATCGACATGGTCAAAAAGGAAAAAATGACCTCCAGTATACGTGACAACGCGACAAGCACGGCTGGTATATTTCTGCCACTGCCACGCCTGTGCAAGGGTCGTACTTTCCTGATCGCCGATCAGGACTGTAATGGGAACTGGCAGAGGTGGTAACGCGGCGTGCTGATATTCTGCTACCACACGCATGTCATCGCGAATAATCGGCGCAAAATACTCCATCAATTCACGGTCATTAGCAACAGCTGGCGGGCACCCGCCTAACGTGATAAGTTTTTGCTTAAATTCTTCTAAGGGAAGAGTATACCAGCGAGCCTCGACGCTTGTTTGATCCGGAGCACCTTTGCCCGAAAGAAAAAGATGGCGGGGAAGTGGAAGATTGTTTTGCATCAACTTGTGCGTGGCCAAATAGATAACCAATGCCCCCATGCTGTGACCAAAAAGTGCATAGGGCTGCTGAATGGATGGAGCCAGTTGCGAGGTCAAATCAGACGCCATGGCGTCGATATCAGTCAGGCGCGGCTCCTGCCCTCGGCGCCCCCGACCAGGAGGCTCAAAGGTGACGACAGGCACCGTTGGTGATATGTTTTGTGCCAGTGGGCGGTAGGAATACACATTGCCACCGGCAAAGGGAAAACAGAAAAGTGATGTGGTTAAGTGAATCATACTCTTGCTTTCGAACACGAATCGTTTCTCTATATAGCTGAGGTAAGAGCTTCGCGCTGGTGAATTTGCGTTGCTATTTGCAGCATCGTTTCACTTGAGCGCAATAATTTTTCAGCCCACGAAAGCCCAATGATCGGTTGATGCGTAACCGAGTCGCAAAAAGGGAGTTTAACCTCCGGTCCCAATAAATATCGATAATCGACTGTGATCTCTTCTCCTTGCAATAAATCCCTTTGGGCAAACAGAAAACCTAAATGCCACAGACAACTCGGGGTGAATGAATGATTGACAAAGCACTCGTCAGGCCATTCAGGGGATATTGTGCAATGGTTTTCGAACCAGCGAATCGATGATTCCGCATGCGGATGGTCGGGCACGGCAGTGAGTTCTTCAAGCGTAATAGTTTCGCTGATATGAGTTGGTGCAACAACGACCCTGCCGATATCAACTTTTTCAGACACAAAAAGCCCTTTTCCAGCCAGAGGAATTAACGAGTCGGCAACGTAATACGGGATATTTATCATGTCCACTCCTAGGAAAAGTCAGCGTCAATGGATATGGCGACAGATGAAAGTCGGTTAATTCCGCGACTCTCGAATACTCCGTGTCAATAAATTTTTGTATACCAAAAAATCTACTGCCAAAAGTGCCGCATTGGCAAGTACATTTATGTGCAGCCGGAGGATGTGATGTTTCCGTTATTTTTTAGGTAACTCTGTGTTTTATGGGGGATCATGCACTCAAAGGCATTCGATTGCATGTTAAAATGGCGGAGAGCGAGGGATTCGAACCCTCGATACCGCTATTAGCAGTATACTCGCTTAGCAGGCGAGCGCCTTCGACCTACTCGGCCAGCTCTCCGTTTGCGCGTGAGCGCGTTTTTGGACAGGCGGGATACTACCGTAACTGAGCCTTGAATGCAAACTTTTATTCGTCCTCAAAGCAATAATTCCGTATTTTCCCGCCATAAAAACATTTACTACTCGTAAACGCGTATTTTCCCAAGCGAATCGATCTCGACGATCTTTAATGGTGAGACATCACCACTGTCACGTGTGATCATGGTTTCCAATTCTGGGAGTGTTTCCAAAAACTTTTTTTGACTTTGCGCGATAGAAGCAATGCGAATTTCCCAAGGGAGTCGATGGGCATTTTCAACCAGAATTTCTGTCGCTATGATTTTTTCTCCAATAGTGCGTAGAGCGGGCGCAATTTCTTTGGCCTGCGTGCCAACGAAAAGGATGGCAAGCGTGGCGCCGTCATAACGTCCAACCAAATCAGAAGACCTGACATGGCACTGCACGAGCCTTGCGACGTCTACCATGACGCGGTCGCCTTGGCTCACGCCAAACGTATCGTTGACATGCTTGAGTGATTGCACCCGCAAGAGCGCTACCACAATATTGCCATTGGCACGTTCGGCGGCGCGAAATATTTTTTCACCGACGTCAAGGAGCGTTTCACGATTCCACATACCGGTCAGCAGATCGCGCCCCAGCAGTGGTCGCATGGCTTGCAGTTGATGCGAACGGGTATCATGCGTGACTATTCTGGCGAGAACGGCGCTCTTTGCCCATGTCGTATCGAAGCACTCTTGCACCCCGTAACGGAAAAATTTTGCGGCAAGTTGTGGTTTGACGGTTTCGCTAAACACTACAATGCCGACTTCTTCCGCAAGATAATGCTGGCGGATAGTACGCACCAATGCGTCGGTGTTGATGTCTCCATGAAGCGTGGCGGCGCAGCACACCCACGGAGCAATGTTGGCGTGCGCGGTGACAAGCGATTCGGCTGCTTCGCTGACCGACACATCAAGGGCGGACAGCACCGCTTCGCCATTTTCGCACTGAATCACGCTCATGCCGCACTGCTGGCTCCATTCTAAAAGTACAGGGGGAATATCTCCCACCACAAGGAGCGGCTGATGAGAGCGCCGCTCGATGAATGTCAGCAAATCAATAACGTAGCTGCGCTCGCCATCATCGCGCACGGTGAAGATTTCCGTCCAAGGGAGCAACGATGCCGATGGGTGGCGGTCGCGTTTTTGTGCAGTAAAGCCAATCAAAGGAAGTGGATTTTCTTGAAGGTAGCAGGCCAGTGCTTCTGCGCTAGTGCCCATGCCATCCATACTCACCAGTATCCCTTTAACTGATTTGTTCTGCGGCGATTGTAGCATAACAAGCAGATCGGATACCGAAGCCGTGCGACAGATTTCGATCCGTGGATCGTTCAGGGTATTGCGCCACAGATAGGTACTGATCAGGGCGTCTGAAAGCGATTCGCAAACAAGAAACATCTTAGTGAATCTCCTGCTTGATCAGCGCATAGAAGGCTCGCACACCGCTACCGGTAGCCCCTTTGCCTTCAAAATATTCTTTTTTGACGTCCCATGCGGTGCCGGCTACGTCGAGGTGCATCCACCGTGTCCCTTCCGGAATGAATCGCTGCAAGAACAACCCTGCGGTAATCGTTCCGGCCTCT encodes:
- a CDS encoding serine hydrolase domain-containing protein, with protein sequence MPTCTLLASTGSRIWVTLCTVLLFTLIGCGGGENYISGDASTPPPVTATTNAALQQSVNDYFYGTNQYYHNATGSQTPGAIVAVHLNGYQPWYYAVGCAEIDTAAPNTCYTPMTIDLPFRIASVTKMFIADVVVKLAAEGKLSLSDTVEKWLPGTLTGINAGKGSVITIGMLLNHTSGLYSYVTTDARLVHGDSPDMQMPMNQFVMSHGQKTWDSSEILGFVDTFDAPASFTTATGDSVGTPYGTNPTSSPGSTVKYSNTNYYLLGLIIEKATGNPVHDEVARLITAPLNLTQTYLPIPGERQFRGGAPFVHGYADYFNAPYDSSDTDLLKFRTNDTPDSTLLAQPYINGDGTLEDFSEVDPSFAWTTGGMVSNASDLMKFLQHVMVSRVQSRQESAYWVSGAPLDPNTTFQYARGLARIDNSLFGHSGQFAGYNVASYWLAPLDAYIVVMTNRYSYFESDPNNLGVTIATLPPDTLYKVGAIAARVQPSTQEIAVRSDLNSGLINTIIHMLTHGEEKATTLPSIKQ
- a CDS encoding KamA family radical SAM protein; the protein is MQKTFRAYTRETIHTLPQWQHLSAELQEATAVVGRVFPFRTNRYMVDEVIDWKHPESDPMYRLNFPNRDMLQPHHYQRLASLLHQGETEQVIARAVREIRQDLNPHSVQTMDATLPIIDGLKQQGIIHSYPETVLFFAAEGQMCHAHCTFCFRWLQFVGGEKEIFVSTDINALVQYVAQHQEVRDILFTGGDPMVMPAHILAEYVDKILAANIPHLNAIRFGTKAITYWPYRFLTDPDADSLLQTFERIIASGKHLAIVANMNHPRELATPAVQQAVQRIRATGAEIRAQSPLLRHINAEATTWVDLWQEQVRLGIIPYYQFIVRDTGARHYFRVPLVEALEIYRTAWGNVSGICRTARGPCMSTPHGKVQVVDVQEINGKPALLLRYLQSPDAAQVLRIFCAEYDANADWFSDLRPLRPQDVPFFSPNSGSSA
- a CDS encoding DUF481 domain-containing protein — its product is MRRVTPPFKSAAFRVSAMLRWSLASLTFCLFAAASAQSLELTPEYIRENYPDLYRQIQSAPKLPPQINPEKPYGEYQGFFSHPTFQPNQPEEWWEHSSFEYSPEYPYFLKHTHLKFSFAELSGNDDGTVKNGGMYLGLRKGRFTNHLAYSIDKKEIQNPDGNVSEKDVQNFEETLQYELNRYLFAEAGLFWQRLSPIFIQSRTIPFVGVGSYNVLQDVVDKNRYRLGIRLGLGRISDEYAPMVATLIQNDSEKYDGIYLRADYTHRLTDMLRYRQEFNMKRALDATNIYGLTTIPQAGLDEQKAIILGTTKRYDWRWTNSLEFSLNQYVGFLIQYAVAFDNNPWPVAAKRDTEFLTGFKFAY
- a CDS encoding 4'-phosphopantetheinyl transferase family protein yields the protein MKLQIFWIACDAPLSATQQHSLLALLPEPLQKQCHRYRRPEDQRATLLGKLLLLYAIEQRGARHVTLCNPLENITYTDTKKPFIAGAWSFNISHSGAVVVLACASSGKVGVDVEQIRPIAFDEFVGHLPELKALDPAARQRQFYTYWTAKEAVLKGTGQGLLLPLEEVIIKEDTATVHHERWHIRQFSCGFDYCAHVATTEKPSSCVIERIYLSRHGLTPWSAKEQV
- a CDS encoding thioesterase II family protein, translated to MIHLTTSLFCFPFAGGNVYSYRPLAQNISPTVPVVTFEPPGRGRRGQEPRLTDIDAMASDLTSQLAPSIQQPYALFGHSMGALVIYLATHKLMQNNLPLPRHLFLSGKGAPDQTSVEARWYTLPLEEFKQKLITLGGCPPAVANDRELMEYFAPIIRDDMRVVAEYQHAALPPLPVPITVLIGDQESTTLAQAWQWQKYTSRACRVVTYTGGHFFLFDHVDAIGTLIQATLAEA
- a CDS encoding SET domain-containing protein-lysine N-methyltransferase, with protein sequence MINIPYYVADSLIPLAGKGLFVSEKVDIGRVVVAPTHISETITLEELTAVPDHPHAESSIRWFENHCTISPEWPDECFVNHSFTPSCLWHLGFLFAQRDLLQGEEITVDYRYLLGPEVKLPFCDSVTHQPIIGLSWAEKLLRSSETMLQIATQIHQREALTSAI